A genomic stretch from Lathyrus oleraceus cultivar Zhongwan6 chromosome 2, CAAS_Psat_ZW6_1.0, whole genome shotgun sequence includes:
- the LOC127118691 gene encoding uncharacterized protein LOC127118691 produces the protein MTNKGTTLKTECCMCGDLGFSDQLFLCKICQFRSQHRYCSNLYPRTDFSGTCNWCLSQEDSPNSSNSSSSYKNNGSTEDEGKNKKIKNCIMKKGLIKESGGGGGGGCGGYHLQLPKPMKKPKSPSEAKSPLSSTSPPVIVSTRKRIITNGALEEKLRRTRSEGVIKSSNSVGATKHVFRNKVRRYKLLEEVSS, from the exons ATGACAAACAAAGGAACAACCTTAAAGACTGAGTGTTGCATGTGTGGTGATCTTGGTTTCTCTGATCAGCTTTTTCTTTGCAAAATCTGCCAATTCAGATCTCAACACAg GTACTGTAGTAATCTATATCCAAGAACAGATTTTTCTGGAACATGTAACTGGTGTTTGAGTCAAGAGGATTCACCAAACTCATCAAATTCTTCATCCTCTTATAAGAATAATGGAAGCACAGAAGATGAAGGAAAgaacaagaaaataaaaaattgtatTATGAAAAAAGGATTAATTAAAGAAAGTGGCGGTGGTGGAGGTGGTGGTTGTGGTGGTTATCATCTTCAACTTCCAAAACCTATGAAGAAACCAAAATCACCCTCAGAAGCAAAATCACCATTATCATCGACATCTCCACCGGTTATAGTTTCGACTCGAAAGAGAATCATTACAAATGGTGCTTTGGAAGAGAAACTGAGGAGGACAAGATCAGAAGGTGTTATAAAAAGTAGTAATAGTGTTGGTGCTACCAAACATGTTTTCAGGAATAAGGTGAGAAGGTATAAGCTTTTGGAGGAAGTTTCAagttaa